A genomic window from Bacteroidia bacterium includes:
- a CDS encoding T9SS type A sorting domain-containing protein, with translation MKIFYMTFISLVFCFVMNAQVWVPAGAAFPTVPSATTVHNNELYVAYFNTDSSTLEVAKWNTFFWAVLGRLPYEGLASVNSMKFYQNELYLGGYFDSIPSIPTATTVIRFDGQNWKSAGTGDPYGQDIFSPFGPYVNDLEVYQGKLYAGGNFQKAGTDSAANLALWDGSEWQPVRTSDSQMIYHVTDILVHADTLYILDQIFVTINNIWATHLETWNGSKWDTVGHILKLSGQIMYEYQDTIFTSGFEPNLGFGTTDYYYNGIWRHLNNETASSFAEHKGNLWSAGWGPDTVFYTWTGMEWAEGPSLMQADTPSYPIVFTFEDNLYTYSFYGTKHSDKQIYRLYYDSLSLVSGLVYYDINKNCEKDPAEEIVEQALIEVSPINHFMNVNSSGKYLAVLYPGNFQITLHKKYWEINSCQSDTLSIQLQGQSRVDTLDFAISPVPGIRDLRTNITGFTGFRARRGFTETYKLDWENTGTDTITGASVKLNFPAGATLDSVSLPYDNLSGNEITWNLDPLAMFDKGSLTITFEISNSLAMGDSLCFSAFISPVAGDSFPPDNYDTLCQRIVASYDPNDKQSSPEGNIAPDTRKIDYLIRFQNTGTDTAYKVVIVDTVDANLPLTELVMNNSSHPYSLEIRNNTLIWTFDNILLPDSHINEPKSHGFIRYTAGIRPGIAVGDTILNRAYIYFDYNSPIITNQTVSVVKLQTGINEPEEVIPVPFAIYPNPAQDVLHIRNTAAKGRLTLHIYDVTGRLWRQLEMGREEITLNIEHFPPGMYFVRDIVSGANQKVIIK, from the coding sequence ATGAAAATATTTTACATGACTTTTATTTCCCTCGTGTTTTGTTTTGTAATGAACGCACAGGTGTGGGTTCCTGCAGGGGCGGCATTTCCCACAGTACCATCCGCAACCACTGTCCATAATAATGAACTTTATGTGGCGTATTTCAATACAGATTCATCAACCTTAGAAGTAGCAAAATGGAATACCTTTTTTTGGGCGGTGTTGGGCCGGTTACCTTATGAAGGTTTGGCATCTGTTAATTCAATGAAGTTTTATCAGAATGAATTGTATTTAGGCGGATATTTCGATTCAATACCATCAATACCTACTGCAACTACTGTAATCCGGTTTGATGGCCAGAACTGGAAAAGTGCAGGAACCGGAGATCCTTATGGACAGGACATATTCTCGCCATTCGGTCCCTATGTTAATGACCTTGAAGTATACCAGGGAAAGCTATATGCGGGTGGGAACTTCCAGAAGGCTGGAACTGACAGCGCAGCCAATCTTGCACTATGGGATGGCAGTGAGTGGCAACCTGTCCGAACCAGTGATTCACAAATGATATATCATGTCACGGATATTCTTGTTCACGCTGATACCTTGTATATCTTGGATCAAATATTTGTGACTATTAATAACATTTGGGCTACACATTTGGAAACATGGAATGGATCCAAATGGGATACCGTGGGTCATATTCTTAAATTATCAGGACAAATAATGTATGAATATCAGGATACCATATTTACGTCAGGCTTCGAGCCAAATTTAGGATTTGGTACAACAGATTATTACTATAATGGAATATGGAGGCACCTTAATAATGAAACCGCATCTTCCTTTGCCGAACATAAGGGAAATCTTTGGAGTGCAGGCTGGGGACCTGATACTGTATTCTATACATGGACAGGAATGGAATGGGCCGAAGGTCCTAGCCTCATGCAAGCTGATACCCCTTCATATCCGATTGTTTTCACCTTTGAAGATAACCTCTATACATATTCTTTTTACGGTACAAAGCATAGCGACAAGCAAATCTACCGGCTTTACTACGATTCGCTATCATTGGTAAGCGGATTAGTGTATTATGATATCAATAAAAATTGCGAAAAAGATCCCGCAGAAGAAATAGTGGAACAAGCGTTAATTGAAGTTTCTCCTATAAACCATTTTATGAATGTAAATTCTTCCGGGAAATATTTAGCAGTATTGTATCCTGGAAATTTTCAAATTACGCTTCATAAAAAATATTGGGAAATAAACAGTTGCCAGTCCGACACGCTTTCTATTCAGCTTCAGGGACAATCTCGTGTAGATACCCTTGACTTTGCTATTTCGCCTGTTCCTGGCATTCGGGATTTGCGAACGAATATTACCGGTTTTACCGGTTTCAGAGCCCGCAGGGGATTTACTGAAACTTATAAATTGGACTGGGAGAATACAGGTACTGATACCATCACAGGTGCAAGCGTAAAATTAAATTTCCCGGCAGGTGCCACCCTTGATTCCGTCTCGCTTCCTTATGATAATCTTTCCGGAAATGAAATTACCTGGAATTTAGATCCGCTGGCGATGTTTGATAAAGGTTCGCTGACCATAACTTTTGAAATATCCAATTCTCTGGCTATGGGCGATAGCCTCTGTTTCTCTGCGTTCATCAGCCCCGTAGCCGGAGATTCGTTTCCTCCCGACAATTATGACACGCTTTGCCAAAGGATCGTAGCATCCTATGATCCCAACGACAAGCAATCCAGTCCTGAAGGCAATATTGCCCCGGACACCCGGAAAATTGATTATCTGATCCGCTTCCAGAATACGGGCACAGATACGGCTTATAAGGTTGTGATCGTGGATACCGTGGATGCCAATCTTCCGCTTACTGAATTGGTAATGAACAACAGCAGCCATCCTTACAGCCTTGAGATTCGGAACAATACGCTGATCTGGACTTTTGACAATATCCTGTTGCCGGACAGCCATATCAACGAGCCGAAAAGCCACGGCTTCATCAGGTACACCGCAGGCATACGCCCCGGAATAGCGGTGGGCGATACTATTCTAAACCGCGCTTATATTTATTTTGATTATAACAGCCCCATCATTACCAATCAAACGGTAAGCGTGGTGAAACTGCAAACTGGAATTAACGAGCCTGAAGAAGTTATCCCTGTACCTTTTGCGATCTATCCCAATCCCGCCCAGGATGTATTGCACATTCGCAATACTGCGGCTAAAGGAAGATTGACCCTGCATATATATGATGTCACCGGCAGGCTGTGGCGGCAATTGGAAATGGGCCGGGAAGAAATAACGCTGAACATTGAGCACTTTCCTCCAGGAATGTACTTTGTGCGGGATATTGTCTCTGGCGCCAACCAAAAAGTAATCATTAAATAA
- a CDS encoding outer membrane beta-barrel protein produces the protein MKNAPHRLDKVLSGKLKGYAAPAAPEAWREFSLRYHGRNKRKLLWPYLLTGLLTLIAIGSSILWLQRPDEMPKISEARPMASGEIVKPQQSIPVMKEETIVDSGNSSVPTLKSTRNSRNQINDKIKNENPLKQGKPLYPFPLMANELSIKSTVVLVIPPTLKAYPEKEAEEQTKPKSNGLQFGITAGTAILDPGEQTAEPARVHEDYLRLQESARAARPGINAGIVLRYNLLPALGVKAGIQYTRYENRMNYDFYKNKIAVVDSATRNILGYITLPNASAEKIDSSTIIRYQYIEIPLEMGYNFNISDRYYLRASLGFSFMKMLDADGAQLESTTLSYRKMEPDNFGRWSTNAKVGMGIGYRFGNGLAIELEPTYHRYGNLLSEQEQVKLVPQAFKINATLLITTELFK, from the coding sequence GTGAAAAATGCACCTCATAGACTGGACAAAGTCCTGTCAGGAAAGCTGAAAGGCTATGCCGCTCCTGCAGCACCTGAGGCATGGCGGGAGTTTAGCCTCCGGTATCATGGCAGGAACAAGCGGAAGCTGCTATGGCCTTATTTGCTGACGGGCTTATTGACTCTTATAGCTATTGGCTCCTCTATTTTGTGGCTGCAGCGTCCTGATGAGATGCCGAAAATATCAGAAGCCCGGCCAATGGCTTCAGGAGAAATTGTGAAGCCGCAGCAATCAATTCCGGTAATGAAAGAAGAAACCATTGTGGATTCCGGAAATTCTTCAGTTCCCACTTTAAAATCAACAAGAAATAGCAGAAACCAAATAAATGATAAAATTAAAAATGAAAACCCGCTAAAACAAGGAAAACCGTTGTACCCGTTTCCGCTTATGGCGAATGAATTAAGCATAAAATCCACAGTTGTGTTGGTCATTCCACCTACTTTAAAAGCGTACCCGGAAAAAGAGGCAGAGGAGCAAACAAAACCCAAATCAAACGGGCTGCAGTTTGGCATAACGGCCGGCACCGCAATATTGGATCCGGGAGAGCAGACAGCGGAGCCTGCGCGGGTACATGAGGATTACCTGCGGTTGCAGGAATCCGCGAGAGCGGCCAGGCCGGGAATTAATGCCGGAATTGTGCTGCGCTACAATCTTCTGCCGGCCCTGGGAGTTAAAGCGGGAATTCAATATACCCGCTATGAAAACCGGATGAACTATGATTTCTATAAAAATAAAATTGCGGTGGTGGATTCCGCAACCCGTAATATTTTGGGCTACATTACGCTGCCAAACGCCTCGGCTGAAAAGATTGATTCATCCACCATCATTCGTTACCAGTACATTGAAATTCCTTTAGAAATGGGCTACAACTTTAATATCTCCGATCGCTATTACTTGCGGGCAAGTTTGGGTTTCAGCTTTATGAAAATGCTGGATGCCGATGGTGCGCAACTCGAAAGCACTACGCTGTCTTACAGAAAAATGGAGCCGGATAATTTCGGGCGCTGGAGTACAAATGCAAAAGTGGGAATGGGCATTGGATACCGGTTTGGCAATGGCCTGGCGATAGAACTGGAACCCACCTACCACCGGTATGGAAACCTGCTTTCGGAGCAGGAGCAAGTAAAGCTTGTTCCGCAGGCTTTCAAAATAAACGCTACGCTTTTAATCACAACTGAATTATTTAAATAA
- a CDS encoding RNA polymerase sigma factor, whose protein sequence is MYSEEALIKGCKKRDPEYQRAVFEKYYPVMLGLCLRYAKNQDQAKDMVQEGFIKVFDNIGKFRQASALQTWMNRIFINNALNHLKQEITYSEISEREHPVVEDDVEDVISEGLAPLSSEAVIHLMQQLPQGYRVVLNLYAIEEYSHQQIAQELGISVGTSKSQLYKARQALKALLKKQMPEREKCTS, encoded by the coding sequence ATGTATTCTGAGGAAGCGCTTATAAAAGGATGTAAAAAGCGGGACCCTGAATATCAGCGTGCAGTATTTGAAAAATACTATCCGGTGATGCTTGGGTTGTGTCTCAGATATGCCAAAAATCAGGACCAGGCAAAAGATATGGTACAGGAAGGATTTATAAAGGTGTTTGACAATATTGGAAAATTCAGGCAGGCTTCTGCGCTCCAGACCTGGATGAACCGTATTTTCATCAACAATGCCCTTAATCATTTAAAACAGGAAATAACCTATTCTGAAATTTCGGAGCGTGAGCATCCTGTTGTGGAGGATGACGTTGAAGATGTGATCAGTGAGGGTTTGGCTCCGTTAAGCTCCGAAGCCGTAATACACCTGATGCAGCAACTGCCGCAGGGATACCGCGTAGTGTTGAATCTCTACGCCATTGAGGAATACAGTCATCAGCAAATAGCGCAGGAACTGGGAATTTCAGTTGGAACCTCCAAATCTCAGCTTTACAAAGCGAGACAAGCGTTGAAAGCACTTTTAAAAAAACAAATGCCCGAACGTGAAAAATGCACCTCATAG
- a CDS encoding YicC/YloC family endoribonuclease, with translation MVKSMTGYGSVKQEGAGMAVNVEVKAVNGRSLDVSIRLPRIFSGKEPDVKSLTGRILSRGNIFVAITTEFPDAGRSHRKIDIELMKSYYFELQQLKRELNLASDENLLASLLSLPDVMHSAEEPASEDQWEFIMQVLEEALESTDTFRIQEGNALKEEMMAYLENIEKLSGVINNMKEQRLPAIKEKLQKHISELAREIDLDQNRLEQEMVYYAEKLDITEEMVRLQSHINFFRETLAQKETGKKLNFIVQEMGREINTIGSKANHAEIQHHVVEMKDELEKIREQVQNIL, from the coding sequence ATGGTAAAGTCAATGACGGGCTATGGCTCAGTAAAGCAGGAAGGCGCTGGGATGGCCGTAAATGTAGAAGTTAAGGCTGTGAACGGGCGATCGCTTGATGTCTCCATCCGATTGCCACGAATATTTTCCGGTAAGGAGCCGGATGTAAAGTCGCTGACGGGCAGGATCCTTTCGCGCGGAAACATCTTCGTTGCGATAACCACAGAATTTCCGGATGCCGGCCGCAGCCACCGCAAAATAGACATCGAACTGATGAAGTCTTACTATTTTGAACTGCAGCAGTTGAAGCGGGAATTAAATCTTGCGAGTGATGAAAACCTGCTGGCCTCCCTCCTTTCATTGCCTGATGTGATGCATTCTGCAGAAGAGCCTGCCTCCGAAGATCAATGGGAATTCATAATGCAGGTGCTTGAAGAGGCTCTGGAAAGTACTGATACCTTCAGGATACAGGAAGGCAATGCACTGAAAGAAGAGATGATGGCCTACCTGGAAAACATTGAAAAGCTCAGCGGAGTAATTAATAATATGAAGGAGCAGCGGCTACCAGCAATTAAGGAAAAGTTGCAGAAACACATTTCAGAGCTGGCCCGCGAAATTGATCTTGACCAAAACCGGCTGGAACAGGAAATGGTATATTATGCTGAAAAGCTTGACATTACCGAAGAGATGGTGCGTCTGCAGAGCCACATTAATTTTTTCAGAGAAACCCTGGCGCAAAAAGAAACCGGAAAGAAGCTGAACTTCATAGTGCAGGAAATGGGGCGGGAGATAAATACCATCGGCAGCAAAGCGAACCACGCAGAAATTCAGCACCACGTGGTGGAAATGAAGGATGAACTTGAGAAGATCCGTGAACAGGTTCAAAACATTTTATAA
- the gmk gene encoding guanylate kinase, giving the protein MNINLKALGNVTEDERMTKKMIVVSGPSGAGKTTLVKYLMEKLPRLQFAVSATTRPLRGDEVNGRDYYFLSEDEFKEKVKLHEFLEHEEVYEGLLYGTLKEEIKRCWDNDEIPVLDIDVKGALNIKLHHGDYCLFVFVHPGDIYRLQERLKHRGTESDASLKKRLARAEEELNYSQEFDVVIYNRSLESASHELLERVVHFLNDEMSSTQL; this is encoded by the coding sequence TTGAATATCAACCTAAAAGCACTTGGCAACGTGACGGAAGATGAACGAATGACAAAGAAAATGATCGTTGTTTCCGGTCCTTCAGGTGCGGGAAAAACCACGCTGGTGAAATACCTTATGGAAAAGCTGCCCCGGTTGCAATTTGCCGTAAGCGCCACCACCCGCCCGCTGCGTGGAGATGAAGTAAATGGCCGCGACTATTACTTTCTGTCAGAGGATGAATTCAAAGAAAAAGTGAAACTCCATGAATTTCTGGAACACGAGGAGGTTTATGAGGGACTGCTCTATGGCACGCTCAAAGAGGAAATAAAGCGCTGCTGGGATAATGATGAAATCCCTGTTCTTGACATTGACGTGAAAGGGGCGCTTAATATCAAGCTCCATCATGGGGATTATTGCCTTTTCGTGTTCGTACATCCTGGAGATATTTACCGGCTGCAGGAACGACTTAAGCATCGCGGAACGGAATCGGACGCCAGCCTGAAAAAACGCCTTGCACGCGCAGAGGAAGAGCTGAACTACTCGCAGGAGTTTGATGTGGTGATCTATAATCGCAGCCTGGAATCGGCCAGCCATGAACTGCTGGAGCGCGTTGTGCATTTTCTGAACGATGAAATGAGTTCCACACAACTATGA
- the nadD gene encoding nicotinate (nicotinamide) nucleotide adenylyltransferase yields the protein MKIGLFFGSFNPVHTGHLIIANFMVEFTNLDKVWFVVSPQNPLKTQLSLLNEFDRMEFIRLSIEDNDKLEVSDIEFNMPRPSYTIDTLVYLQEKHPGQEFVLLMGTDTLMTLPRWKNYEQLLDNYAIYAYPRPGSQRSELESHFKVSVFDAPLMKISASFIRDAIREGKSVQYLVPEPVRKYIDRWGFYRG from the coding sequence ATGAAAATCGGCTTGTTTTTCGGCTCCTTTAATCCTGTGCATACGGGCCATCTCATTATTGCCAACTTTATGGTGGAGTTCACCAACCTCGATAAGGTGTGGTTCGTGGTATCTCCCCAAAATCCGCTGAAAACCCAGCTCAGCCTGCTGAATGAATTTGACCGCATGGAGTTCATCCGCCTGTCAATAGAAGACAATGACAAGCTGGAAGTGAGCGATATTGAGTTCAACATGCCACGGCCCTCCTACACCATTGACACGCTCGTGTATCTACAGGAAAAGCACCCCGGGCAAGAATTCGTGCTGCTGATGGGCACGGATACGCTGATGACCTTGCCGCGATGGAAGAACTATGAACAGTTGCTGGATAACTATGCCATCTACGCCTATCCCCGCCCCGGCTCCCAGCGCTCCGAACTTGAATCGCATTTCAAGGTTTCAGTCTTTGATGCTCCCCTGATGAAAATATCGGCATCCTTTATCAGAGATGCGATCAGAGAAGGAAAATCGGTGCAATACCTCGTGCCTGAGCCCGTCAGGAAATATATTGACCGCTGGGGATTTTACAGGGGTTAG
- a CDS encoding WD40 repeat domain-containing protein codes for MVKNLYTILTFTLLLLPAFVTAQDTVLTDANETFQGHTDDVTCIAFSYDGKTIATGSWDKRILIWDAEEMTVKTELKGHSTAILALSFSRNSQNLLSTANDGTAMLWDIEAGTKSAAFYGNTVPLSGGALSPDPGSRFLATGGEEGVVKVYDRSKKNELVRSFLVNSPVYGLVFDNTGRNVFIASKDNTIRMYDHIQNTVKMTYEGHKSRVNAVAITIDGKYMITGSDDKTAIIWNTKTGEALHTLEGHTWKVLSVGFNPRGEYAVTSSNDGTARVWNVETGEEMIQMKPSQRDVISQAVFSPDSRFVFTTSLVKNPDDDAIKKWETNLIKENTQADGAKGAKKVIKLGPDGKPLPASHPAE; via the coding sequence ATGGTTAAAAATCTCTACACAATTCTAACCTTCACCCTCTTACTACTTCCCGCCTTTGTAACCGCACAGGATACCGTGCTGACGGACGCAAATGAAACGTTCCAGGGCCATACCGATGATGTGACCTGTATTGCCTTTAGCTATGACGGGAAGACCATTGCGACCGGATCGTGGGATAAACGCATCCTCATCTGGGATGCAGAAGAAATGACCGTAAAAACGGAGTTGAAAGGCCACAGCACTGCGATTCTCGCTTTAAGCTTCAGCCGCAACAGCCAGAATTTGCTCAGCACGGCCAATGATGGAACAGCCATGTTGTGGGATATTGAGGCAGGTACGAAGTCGGCAGCCTTTTACGGCAATACCGTTCCGCTGAGTGGCGGAGCGCTCAGCCCGGATCCAGGAAGCCGCTTCCTGGCTACAGGGGGTGAAGAAGGGGTTGTCAAAGTTTATGACCGCTCCAAGAAAAACGAGCTGGTGCGTTCCTTCCTCGTGAATTCCCCTGTGTATGGATTGGTATTCGACAACACCGGACGAAACGTTTTTATAGCAAGTAAAGACAACACCATCCGGATGTATGACCATATCCAGAACACGGTGAAAATGACCTACGAAGGCCACAAATCCAGGGTGAATGCTGTGGCCATAACCATTGATGGCAAATACATGATCACGGGTTCTGATGACAAAACCGCCATAATCTGGAATACCAAGACGGGTGAGGCGCTCCATACGCTGGAAGGCCATACCTGGAAAGTGCTTTCAGTAGGTTTTAATCCGAGAGGTGAATATGCCGTTACCAGTTCCAACGATGGGACAGCCCGCGTATGGAATGTGGAAACCGGTGAGGAAATGATCCAAATGAAACCCTCGCAGCGGGATGTTATCAGCCAGGCAGTATTCAGCCCTGACAGCCGCTTTGTCTTTACTACTTCGCTGGTGAAAAATCCTGATGACGATGCCATTAAAAAATGGGAAACCAACCTGATAAAGGAAAATACCCAGGCAGATGGAGCGAAAGGTGCCAAAAAGGTAATTAAGCTGGGGCCGGATGGAAAACCTTTGCCGGCTTCGCATCCCGCAGAGTAA
- a CDS encoding ABC transporter ATPase, giving the protein MEKLWIYQADRKFTDDEATAIAQKLRKFTANWAAHGQALKAQAAVMHNLFILLQVDEARAKASGCSIDSSVALMREIESEYHVNLFDRQQVAYKQNDEVHTTTLQELPQLFSTGKLTENTLVFNNLIQTPNELERSWAVPLKESWHKRFLN; this is encoded by the coding sequence ATGGAAAAACTTTGGATATACCAGGCCGACAGGAAATTTACAGATGATGAAGCCACAGCAATCGCACAGAAGCTGAGGAAATTTACGGCCAACTGGGCCGCACATGGCCAGGCCCTCAAAGCGCAGGCAGCGGTGATGCACAACCTGTTTATCCTTTTGCAGGTAGATGAAGCACGGGCAAAAGCGTCAGGTTGCTCCATTGATTCGTCTGTAGCCCTTATGCGTGAAATCGAATCAGAATATCACGTAAACCTGTTCGACCGCCAGCAGGTGGCGTATAAGCAAAATGATGAAGTACATACCACCACTTTGCAGGAATTGCCGCAGCTCTTCAGCACCGGTAAGCTGACTGAGAATACACTGGTATTTAATAATTTAATTCAAACGCCAAATGAACTCGAAAGGAGCTGGGCCGTACCCCTGAAAGAAAGCTGGCATAAGCGGTTCTTAAATTAA
- a CDS encoding YbaB/EbfC family nucleoid-associated protein yields the protein MFDIFEMLGKLGDIKERIAEARESLKHIVITESDPKSLVKVRVTASMEVQQIQLADELIASHSRDEIEKILTQTVSYAITKAKLKAKEEMKNKLEGVVPDIPGFDLDSLGLG from the coding sequence ATGTTCGACATTTTTGAAATGCTTGGCAAATTAGGCGATATAAAAGAGCGGATTGCCGAAGCGCGCGAAAGCCTGAAACACATTGTCATCACAGAATCAGATCCTAAAAGCCTCGTGAAAGTGCGGGTTACGGCCAGCATGGAAGTGCAGCAAATACAGTTGGCAGATGAGCTTATCGCTAGCCACTCGCGCGATGAAATAGAGAAGATTCTCACCCAAACGGTGAGCTATGCCATTACAAAAGCCAAATTGAAAGCTAAGGAGGAAATGAAGAACAAGCTTGAAGGAGTAGTGCCGGATATTCCGGGCTTCGATCTGGATAGCCTTGGCCTGGGATGA
- the thpR gene encoding RNA 2',3'-cyclic phosphodiesterase — translation MATENINRGSKERKKRLFIGFPLSSEWRKSLKDFGDAQQMAYARWMPEENLHLTLFFIGLLSHAGLESLKQDLHQASKRLHTCRLEFQAITYAPQDGRPKMVWAQFQQNDGFTALSKALYQLVAEKAPQYKLDLSRLALRDEIIPHITMARLKDVKRKDLIPPHRPSGVFIPQMLEVNGMALYESVLNPKGARYHILEEFRF, via the coding sequence ATGGCCACAGAAAACATCAATAGAGGTAGCAAAGAGAGAAAGAAGCGTTTATTTATTGGGTTTCCGCTGAGCAGTGAATGGCGCAAAAGCCTGAAGGATTTTGGAGATGCACAACAGATGGCCTATGCCCGGTGGATGCCAGAGGAGAACCTGCACCTGACGCTGTTCTTTATCGGGCTCTTGTCTCATGCCGGCCTGGAATCATTGAAGCAGGACCTGCACCAGGCCTCGAAACGCCTGCACACCTGCCGCCTGGAATTCCAGGCCATTACTTATGCTCCGCAGGATGGACGGCCTAAAATGGTTTGGGCGCAATTCCAGCAAAACGATGGCTTTACGGCCCTCAGCAAGGCACTCTACCAGCTTGTAGCAGAAAAGGCCCCGCAGTATAAGCTCGACCTGAGCCGGCTGGCGCTCCGTGATGAGATCATTCCCCACATCACCATGGCGCGGCTCAAAGACGTGAAAAGAAAAGACCTCATACCGCCTCATCGTCCTTCCGGTGTTTTTATCCCTCAAATGCTCGAAGTAAATGGAATGGCCCTTTATGAATCGGTTTTAAACCCGAAAGGAGCACGCTACCACATCCTGGAAGAATTCAGGTTTTAA